From Chryseobacterium shandongense, the proteins below share one genomic window:
- a CDS encoding molybdenum ABC transporter permease, with protein sequence MDTVTAQLVFGIIVIVIAIVLIYWINRRKFYRRNGMGAEGFSSFEASVFTRFIERVGKWIAYALIILGIVCIWTYSQMKKDKEKQQVEIPNSK encoded by the coding sequence ATGGATACAGTTACGGCTCAATTGGTGTTTGGTATTATTGTTATCGTTATTGCGATAGTGCTTATTTATTGGATAAACCGCAGGAAATTTTATAGGCGTAATGGTATGGGTGCAGAGGGATTTTCGAGTTTTGAAGCATCTGTATTTACCCGTTTTATAGAACGTGTCGGCAAATGGATTGCATACGCTTTGATAATTCTCGGTATTGTCTGTATATGGACTTATAGCCAAATGAAAAAGGACAAAGAGAAGCAACAAGTGGAGATACCTAACTCGAAATAA